One window of Pelobates fuscus isolate aPelFus1 chromosome 9, aPelFus1.pri, whole genome shotgun sequence genomic DNA carries:
- the CACFD1 gene encoding calcium channel flower homolog: protein MNNVEPDATAPVEPAAQVQDDGMTWWYRWLCRLAGVVGGISCAIAGLWNCVTINPLNIAAGVWMMLNAFVLFLCEAPFCCQFVEFANTISNKADKLKPWQKAFFYCGMAIFPVFLSLTLTTLFGNAIAFAAGVLYGLSSLGKKGDAITYAKLQQAKKQPDEEKAETP, encoded by the exons ATGAACAACGTGGAGCCAGACGCTACCGCCCCAGTGGAACCAGCAGCTCAAGTTCAGGATGACGGTATGACCTGGTGGTACCGATGGCTGTGCCGGCTAGCTGGGGTCGTTGGCGGGATAT cctgCGCCATAGCCGGTTTGTGGAACTGCGTTACCATCAATCCACTAAATATAGCAGCTGGAGTGTGGATGAT GCTAAATGCCTTTGTGCTATTTCTCTGCGAAGCTCCGTTTTGCTGTCAGTTTGTTGAATTTGCGAACACAATCTCTAACAAGGCGGACAAGCTGAAACCCTGGCAGAAGGCGTTCTTTTATTGCGG GATGGCAATCTTCCCAGTTTTTCTCAGTCTAACACTAACCACCCTCTTTGGCAATGCTATCGCCTTCGCTGCTGGAGTGCTATATGGCCTCTCTTCACTGGGGAAAAA GGGAGACGCCATCACTTATGCAAAACTTCAACAGGCTAAGAAGCAACCAGATGAAGAAAAGGCAGAAACGCCATAA